The DNA window CCACAATTAAATTATGATATGCATTACCCACAAGGGATTCAAGTTCAGGTATTATCCATACCATAGGGTCATCTTCTCTTCTGCAATAATGGGTTGAGATTGGTTTTTTATAAGGGTCTATTGATTTTAAGTAAGGATACATTACTTTATGCCAGTATCTGACTTTTTCAGAAGAATAAAAACCTGTCAAATCCACTTCATTCCAGAACTCCCAGAAAACTATATTTGGAGAATAACTCCATCTTGCAACAATATAATCCATTCTCTGCTTAAAATATTCTATTGCTTTCTCATTTACAAAAAACTCATCAGGAGATTTCAAAAAACCACCATTTATTTCATTATAAGGATTATCCCACCATTCAGCATCTGGATTGATACTGAACTGACCGTGATTTATCAAAGTTAAGTCCATAAAAATTCCATATTTTTCAGCAATATCACAAATATAATCAAGTTTCCATGAATTTTCTAAACTATATCTACCAAGATTTTTGTAATGTGGTGCATAATTATAATTCCATTCAATTCCAACCCACCATACACCCATCCATACCCTTGCATAATTTTCTCCATTTTCAGCCATCTTTTTGAAATATTTATCATAAGCGAAAGTCCCAAGTCCTTTTCTATAAGTAAATTCATAATTATAAGGGCTTCTTTCATCATCAGGTGACCTTAAAGTATGACCTATTGGATAGAAAAATTTGCTATTTGAAAAAGAAAGGTAATACCTATCGTTTTTATCCCAGTTAACAACTCCATTTTTATTACTTTCATAAACTTCAAAATTTCCTTTATAGATTTCATTTTCTTCATTATCCTTTAAAACCTTTATCTTGTAAGTATAACTCCCTGTCTCACAAGGTGTAAATCTTATTTTCCACTCACTTTTTCCATATGGAATTAACTTCTCACCTTCATCATAAATTGTTCTCAAATAATCATGGTAGAAAAAAGCAAAAGTTTCATAAATTTTACCTGATGGTGAAGTAAAAACTCCTTTTATCTTTAAATCTGGTTTAAAAGGATTTTCAAAAATATAAGGAATTTCAAATGTAATTTCAAATTTATCATATCTTCCTATTTTTTTTGAATTCTCTCTAAAATTATAAAGAAAAATTTTATCTTCTTTATCTTTTTTAAAACCCTCAAAAGAATCAATGTATATTTCACTGTTGTATATATCAGCAAACCATATTATTATCCCTATTTCACTTATATTCTCCTTAACATAACTATCAAAACATTTTAAATGAGAAACAGGTTGCCAGAAAGAT is part of the bacterium genome and encodes:
- a CDS encoding DUF5060 domain-containing protein — its product is MKKIFFLFFIFVFPVFCEMIFDFEGTTNNWKIYPETFKIYSSERYSNTGEFSLCSEIKNSGNVRIFYQGNLNFKYFDYLSFKIYIPEEDGVDGEFIVYIKDDEYNWFETEKFKIKRGEEKKVILDFRENTSFWQPVSHLKCFDSYVKENISEIGIIIWFADIYNSEIYIDSFEGFKKDKEDKIFLYNFRENSKKIGRYDKFEITFEIPYIFENPFKPDLKIKGVFTSPSGKIYETFAFFYHDYLRTIYDEGEKLIPYGKSEWKIRFTPCETGSYTYKIKVLKDNEENEIYKGNFEVYESNKNGVVNWDKNDRYYLSFSNSKFFYPIGHTLRSPDDERSPYNYEFTYRKGLGTFAYDKYFKKMAENGENYARVWMGVWWVGIEWNYNYAPHYKNLGRYSLENSWKLDYICDIAEKYGIFMDLTLINHGQFSINPDAEWWDNPYNEINGGFLKSPDEFFVNEKAIEYFKQRMDYIVARWSYSPNIVFWEFWNEVDLTGFYSSEKVRYWHKVMYPYLKSIDPYKKPISTHYCRREDDPMVWIIPELESLVGNAYHNLIVDSIRDYYEKRKFYGKPMFVNEFGVGKDRFFLEDNLHGGIWSSSMMPMFGVALFWWWPFIDHFDLYFHYKALSKFWENEDRRNKFLQVSDGKIRGKDVDFVGIQNKEEGFFWIFDRKIFNSQLKRIKPVKIENAVLYLKGFLPGKYKIEFWDTYKGEIVKEMFYENKKDIEISIIPFEKDIALKIKRQK